In the Heteronotia binoei isolate CCM8104 ecotype False Entrance Well chromosome 13, APGP_CSIRO_Hbin_v1, whole genome shotgun sequence genome, one interval contains:
- the LOC132581089 gene encoding histone H3.3A produces MARTKQTARKSTGGKAPRKQLATKAARKSAPSTGGVKKPHRYRPGTVALREIRRYQKSTELLIRKLPFQRLVREIAQDFKTDLRFQSAAIGALQEASEAYLVGLFEDTNLCAIHAKRVTIMPKDIQLARRIRGERA; encoded by the exons ATGGCCCGTACTAAGCAGACCGCCCGCAAGTCGACCGGTGGTAAAGCTCCACGTAAACAGCTGGCTACCAAAGCAGCGAGGAAAAGCGCTCCCTCTACTGGCGGCGTCAAGAAGCCTCATCGCTACAG GCCCGGCACTGTGGCGCTGCGTGAGATTCGTCGCTACCAAAAATCCACGGAACTTCTGATCCGCAAGCTTCCGTTCCAGAGGCTCGTGAGGGAGATTGCGCAAGACTTCAAAACGGACTTGAGGTTCCAGAGTGCAGCTATTGGTGCGCTGCAG GAGGCTAGTGAAGCCTACCTGGTGGGTCTCTTTGAAGACACAAACTTGTGCGCCATCCATGCCAAGAGAGTTACCATCATGCCCAAAGACATCCAGTTGGCTCGTAGGATACGGGGGGAGAGAGCTTAA